In a single window of the Rhodamnia argentea isolate NSW1041297 chromosome 2, ASM2092103v1, whole genome shotgun sequence genome:
- the LOC115738685 gene encoding alcohol dehydrogenase-like 7, producing the protein MEAGKSPTAGKPIRCRAAVSRKPGEPLEIEEVTVDPPMPHEVRIRVICTSLCHSDVTFWRMKDPPGYFPRIFGHEAVGIVESVGENVGEVTEGDVVVPTFMSDCGECEDCKSKKSNLCSKLPFKLSPWMPRYETSRFKDLKGEVLYHFLFVSSFIEYTVVDVAHVTKIDPAIPPSRACLIGCGVSTGVGAAWRTANVEAGSTVAIFGLGSIGLAVAEGARLCGAARIIGVDMNPEKFEIGKKFGVTDFVYAGNSDNKALSQVINEMTGGGADYCFECVGLASLVHEAYASCRKGWGKTVVLGVDKPGSQLTFSSFDVLHSGKSLVGSLFGGLKAKSDIPILLRRYVDKELQLDEFVTHEVVFEDINKAFELLIEGKCLRCVIWMGK; encoded by the exons ATGGAGGCCGGGAAGTCGCCGACTGCCGGGAAGCCCATCCGATGCAGAG CCGCGGTGTCTCGCAAGCCGGGGGAGCCTCTGGAGATCGAGGAGGTGACGGTGGACCCGCCGATGCCTCACGAGGTTCGGATTCGGGTCATTTGCACCTCCCTCTGTCACAGCGACGTTACGTTTTGGAGAATGAAG GATCCTCCCGGATATTTCCCAAGGATTTTTGGGCACGAGGCGGTGGG GATTGTGGAAAGTGTCGGAGAAAATGTTGGTGAGGTAACTGAAGGGGATGTAGTCGTTCCAACCTTCATGTCAGATTGTGGTGAATGTGAAGATTGTAAGTCAAAGAAGAGCAATTTATGCTCAAAACTCCCCTTCAAGTTATCTCCTTGGATGCCTAGATATGAGACAAGCAGATTCAAGGATCTTAAGGGAGAGGTTCTATATCACTTTCTGTTCGTGTCGAGCTTTATTGAGTATACTGTGGTAGATGTTGCCCATGTAACTAAGATTGATCCTGCAATTCCTCCAAGTAGAGCATGCCTCATTGGTTGTGGGGTCTCAACAG GGGTTGGGGCTGCTTGGAGAACAGCAAACGTGGAGGCGGGATCAACCGTTGCAATATTTGGACTTGGTTCAATTGGATTAGCA GTTGCGGAAGGAGCGAGATTGTGTGGTGCTGCCAGAATAATAGGTGTGGATATGAACCCAGAGAAGTTTGAAATTG GAAAGAAGTTTGGGGTGACAGACTTTGTCTATGCTGGAAACTCCGACAATAAAGCGCTAAGCCAG GTGATCAATGAGATGACTGGCGGGGGAGCAGATTATTGCTTTGAGTGCGTTGGTTTGGCATCATTGGTGCATGAGGCCTATGCTTCTTGCAGAAAG GGATGGGGAAAAACAGTTGTGTTGGGAGTGGACAAGCCCGGTTCACAGCTGACCTTTAGCTCCTTTGACGTCCTTCATAGCGGGAAAAGCCTTGTGGGATCTTTGTTTGGAGGTCTCAAAGCTAAGTCAGATATTCCCATCCTCCTAAGGCGCTATGTGGACAAG GAGTTGCAGTTGGATGAGTTTGTCACACATGAGGTAGTCTTTGAAGATATTAACAAAGCTTTCGAGTTACTCATCGAGGGAAAGTGTCTCCGGTGTGTGATCTGGATGGGCAAATGA